The nucleotide window ctccgacccccggcatcgtgtcccgacccaccgtgctggaagccgacgcgtgctgtgattcctttacggagcagaaatgacaaccgaggagccgagagatcatttcagcatttcgcgtctgaacggaaaacacaaacgaccaactcggaatgacttgcctttgacgcttctcaaagcgttctttgtgcatcgaacagacccactcacctcttagtgtggcgggatctgcacagtgcatgtcgcagcgcttcctgctttcacttcaatgtgcttcctgatgtcgagtcgactgccgtgcggaggctctgaaagcgagagcaatgaaaaggtgcacgacgctgtgaaagaaaacagagaagtgaaaggcagtcatttctctaaggaggtgaaagaaaagctactccccgtcggggaatcgaaccccggtctcccgcgtgacaggcggggatacttgccactatactaacgaggaagacatcgctctctccaacccccggcatcgtgtcccgacccagcatgctggaagccgacgcgtgctgtgatccctttacggagcagaaatgacaaccgaggagccgagagatcatgtcagcatttcgcgtctgaacggaaaacacaaacgaccaactcggaatgacttgcctttgacgcttttcaaagtgttctttgtgcacgacgactgcgccgcctagcagatacaaaggggttgtacaactttgaactagcaaatggaagagggctaagccccctctcttttagcccaggttcgatctgtctcccagaatcaccagggcgcacacacacacacacccgtgccgttgaagtgctctgcttcatttctaagtgcaactcaacattcactcctaccccgagtgcagaaaagacagcatccacagcaacaacagctcaggtctctgcacaggagctaagctgccctcatctcctctgctctgcggctcctgcggagtggagtcctgcctggagccgtgtttgcaggcggcggctccccgcgccctgtctgggcgtcgtgtccaagagctcctgggaggaagagcgagccctcccactcgggggcttttccatggtctgtgtgaggaggggcgggtgtgtccagtagcttatcgagcggaagcctggggcggcggagagctgtgatcgtgcagaccttgaggtgtcacctctttgtctgctttcccgccccccctccgcccaagctctgctccaaagtagcccggcaacccctcacacctgcacgtgtcacaacctaaggtgcggtcatgagacacccatggcgtgtcgttctgttcttgctaattgtttcctgcccgtcgcaggcaggagtccatgcgaggaagatgcgctggagcATACGCATGCAGGTGTAGAACAggacttaatgcatttttatacaaaaattcgtattctatattctggtcgcttgcagattagaatggcatatgtttagcaataatattatttatggtacctgaaagtttcaggttgttgcacaaagctaaggtatgcgtatacgtgatctgacaactggaatcaatttcctgtcgttaaactctgtttatttttaagtttttttacttaaaaataaacagagttttATTTTACTCCGcatacgcggagccgatcatttgcaattgggctgtgccgacagaccaggtcgagctctgtcggctcaaaagcagcgcaggacctgcaagaacaacagaaagattagcatccagcgggggcctcttagtgagcccaagagctcatcaagaatcggctccagcaacagggctgggcgcattgttccattctccgcccactctcggtgtaaacaagtccctcctggtctctgcttgaaatgcactttcctgcgtttgctttggtgtaactggcttcccctgcatgggcgaatgtgaagaagatccttagtaagtcattgaagaaaaccgagaagaggtcggagtggcctctgtcgttcatcaacgatccagtcaggcagtactcctctgtaaagcgccgttcgttcacgtcgattggcttttttttgccttcattcgcgcgagtagtaaaagcagacgcccctattctgccgtgacccggattcgaaccggggttgttgcggccacaacgcaaagtactgaccactatacgatcacagcgagttaccgagacacaggcggtagggcggaaagggctgtgctctcttcgtgtgacataattcggaaaagtcctgacgttgcatttcaactgagccccagtatacatcgacccttcgacactctgagtgacaactctcttgcgtgttttctcatatttatgtagtttgcttgcttgatgccgtgaacagcatggttgttcgctgccatatagtctagcggttagggttcctggttttcacccaggcggttcgactcggttttgcctcctgctttccaaaagatcagcaccgtgtacgaaagagccgcattaaaactactcgaacgtgcaaaacgtgcgagaagagggggcgcttgtttccaaccgaaacttctcgcgtgtgagacgagctgatcatcgctgtgggagggaccggggtaaagttagcttgaagttcgaaaacgattttggcacgcctgtagcgctttcacgaaatctcttagagttacaaaaacacttgctttgtgtataaaatacattgtggatgatttctcagcctttactttttcgtttttatgacatttttttgaccaagcacgaatatgcttttgtccatatctccgcaatggaagcacagaacgccttcaaaccaaaaacattttaaagaccacgacttgtggatatttccacagcctttacatcaaactatcggtgagctaattatctttttttaaacctccggtttttcatcgatgcgtaattacgcacgaactggaacccgtgggaccgctgtgtgcacacgttcacaaagcaagaaatactgttcaatacggcttcatgcgaaaaacccgtatatgaccataggaagcagaacagcgcggtctccaataacccagactgtaagcacgggaataaagctttgtttgatttctgaaacccttcctttacgtcctgttttcattcaggtaagggccaactatattcacaatactactgacagcaggaagattaaaatattctttactcagaagcttattaaaaacagctcccatgatgttcaaaccgactttttacacagaacactgacacagctttgtgttctgaatcactttttctcgtgcttttatttaatgtggcacaatgcactgggataggggtattctgttcacaaaccaatagcatttaaaccacagcaccaacaatgctgcaggtaagtgttttgcacactaagcaggtcatctgactattcccagctttgttttgggttatggaacctttatttttttatgattttctgaagataacactacaggtgggatgggtgggttgtcttcatggctcaatagcatttcaaatacagcacccacactgctgaaaccaagtgttttacacaccagacaggcccccaaacctcatacaaccttactgtggctgtggctcctttaattttttatgattttctgaagataacactacaggtaatacactgggacgggtgggtcgtcttcatggctcaatagcatttcaaatacagcacccactctgctgaaaccaagtgttttacacaccagacaggcccccgaacctcgtacaaccttgctgtggctgtggcccctttctttatttttttatgattttctgaagataacactacatgtaatacactgggacaggtgggtcatcttcatggctcaatagcatttcaaatacaacagccacactgctgaaaccaggtgttttacacaccagacagcccccagaaccttatacaaccttgctgtggttgtggcccctttctttatttttttatgagtttttcaatatggcaccattagacaggtggtacatggggatagtacatcgtgctcttcacgagtcaatagctcttcaagcacaacagccacagtgctgcaaccaggtgttttacacaccagacagctcccctaaccttatacaaccttgctttgagttgtttaacatttctttcaaatcacttgggttcatcaatcatttgatcatttttcagcgtggaataaacctattacttgttccttggagattaccatctgctgataagatatgatcgctatattgaccatatacaatttcttgcataaggaattcatattttgcatacaccgatccccccggagtcccaagtgattctggttttggaaagctaaaggacaatgagcttcacgataccagggggacagtgggtggtcaagtctcccctaaacaatggatcttgtcagattatgatgtcagtgcatttaataaatgttgttgaactctctttagcccaaatacagaggagcccagacccagaatgttacacatactgacagagagtgatctcattatgtgtgtttggattttaacaactatttttattgtttgctagaaccaaaacaatctatgttagacattttcatcttcagccaaaaatacaaacctgtgtacgtagtgtggtgcaggttcttgtcccatcctgctcttggtccaggttggagggttgcaccgattctgaatcTTGtaagctggtatggatgggtttgggggtgttgataccagagtggtccaggagggggattcaggtgtctcgggggcattcttgtttttctatgagttcaggttgattctgttggttctgtcatgaatctccctcacgcaggcaagcgctcccgcattccctcgagctctccccataccaaacgtgcacatgtcaatcagtcctctacttaaaccctcatctgtcccccggtcattgctccgatttgagattctctcccggagcttacctactaactacgcctttgccttactatgacttctcccctggacctcgaccccgcttttccgacaactgctttagccactcgattttgtaccttcgcctgttttacgctttctcggatcctgaccccagcctgtctcttcatttacgcctctgcctaccgacgcaacttctacgccttcccggactccgacccctgccagtccctcgactacgccttcgcctgtcaattctgtgcctacgcctgtactacgccttcccggactcgggcccctgcctgtttactccgactacgcctgcgtctcgcgccaaccctaccaagggcaccgcattggatccctatcctcagcagtcagcccctgcgtgacaggttctgagtgtcttggttacatccgtttgtgtgtatagatgaaaaagctattgaagagcacccccacaccccccacccgttgccatgttcaaaaaatcctaaaaagataattaaagttgcacacaacaaagcatgactgtgaaaggtcaggaggcctgcctagtgagcacaacacttgattacagtcaaaaaaacaattaaaaaataaataaatgttccacaactcaaagcgaggttgtataaggttaggggaaatgtctggtgtaaaacacctggttgcagcactgtggctgttgtgcttgaagagctattgactcatgaatagcaccccccaatccccatgtaccgcctgtctaatggtgccatattgaaaaactaaaattcttattaaaaaaataaagaaaggggccacaaccacagaaaggttgtataaggttctgggggctgtctggtgtgtaaaacacttggtttcagcagtgtgggtgctgtatttgaaatgccattgagccatgaagacgacccacctatcccagtgtattacctgtagtgttatcttcaaaaaatcataaaaaattaaagaaaggggccacagccacagcaaggttatataacgttagggggcctgtctggtgtgtaaaacacttggtttcagcagtgtgggtgctgtatttgaaatgctattgagccatgaagacgacccacctatcccagtgtattaccttaagtgttatcttcaaaaaatcataaaaaaattaaagaaaggggccacagccacagcaaggttgtacgaggttcgggggcctgtctggtgtgtaaaacacttgggtacagcagtgtgggtgctgtatttgaaatgctattgagccatgaagatgacccacctgtcccagtgtattacctgtagtgttatcttcagaaaatcctaaaaaatataaagaaaggttccacaactcaaaacaaagctggaaaaagtcagaggacctgcttagtgtgcaaaacacttgcagcattgtgggtgctgtggtttaaatgctattggtttgtgaacagaatacccctatcccagtgcattgtgccatattaaataaaagcatgagaaaaagagattcagaatgcaaagctgtgtcagtgttctgtgtaaaaaatcggtttgaacatcatgggagctgtttttaataagctgctgagtaaagaatattttaatcttcctgctgtcagtagtattttcaatatagttgacccttacctgaatgaaaacagggcgtaaaggaaggttttcagaaatcaaacaaagctttattcccgtgcttacagtctgggtaatgggagactgcgctgttctgcttcctatggtcatatacgggtttttcgcacgaagccgtattgaacagtatttctcgcgttgtgaacgtgtgcacacagcggtcccccgggttccagttcgtgcgtaattacgcatcgatgaaaaaccggaggtttaaaaaaagataattagctcactgatagtttgatgtaaagagtgtggaaatatccacaagtcgtggtctttaaaatgcatttggtttgacggcgttctgtgcttccattgcgaagatatggacaaaagaatattcgtgcttggtcaaaaaaatgtcataaaaacgaaaaagtaaaggctgagaaagcatccacaatgtattttatacacaaaacaagcattcttgcaactctaagaggtttcgtgaaagcgctacaggcgtgccaaaatcgttttcgaacttcgagctaactttaccccggtgtcgcaagtgacctcgtggcgcaatggtagcgcgtctgactccagatcagaaggttgcgtgttcaaatcacgtcgaggtcagctgaggagtttgcaggtgctgctggtgccgaacccggaAATTACACCACGCAGTcgggttttatctgtacaccacataggtaATCTGAACGAAGTAACAGcgcagtacagaacacccaATCAGGAGCTTATGCAGCGAATCATcatgaacacgacaagagaaaaggcacactgcccATACGTGAAACATCACGCCCggctttagagacagtgacatcagagaatggaagtttcagacctCCTTcttgttacaggttcaagcaaacctgaaagttagggagtgtttggtctcttttgtttgaaaaagtgtctgaagcctgtaattataatttgcccttttttaattgtggttgaaatccactcccatgtaccaagaccttacagtatattcatgtttacttaaatgactaacgccattagacattagttggtgttttttttttgtaacgatttgctatttcatgcaggaaagaaaggaacccagacccaacgtttgctttcaggtggggttcatttacataacggacatctatttctgaggagcctgatttaaatcacacaaccccggtagaagtcgaatcgacaatctaataaaccgaaatcagacgcgttatccattaaaccactagcccgtcacgtaaatgaattgcaccatggtgagttcagcgccGCTCCTAGTAAagccccacccccatcttaaatttctacgtgagaaacgtgttttctacatttttatcagtttttaaaaatcatcacttttaagcagacaaagcctttatgtgtcgctctgaatttctaattgatttagaattccaagaaaaaagcgttttgttccacaacggcgtgaaatgatcacgtctttcactctacttctctcttgtagtaaagcagaccttgctgggtgagTATTTGTtctggtaaattaggtcacggatcatgttaactcacttctgcTAAACACAGCATTTCCTTATGCACAACATTTCCTTATGCATGTGTCTTTGTACAGCTGTTATACAAAGGGCTGGTGATCAGGGACGCGCTTCGGATTGTTTCGATGTAAACATAATCTCCGCTAAAAGCCCTCTTGAACTTTGCAGGAAATGTGCGTGaaaccattttcacgtgtggaattttatcttcaGCTGGCTGTAGTTAGAATGCCTTATACACCCGTtctgtatccttagcaaaaatattttaaaattataacacagagttgttggagaacttgacaatcattattaaatgagcacagTACAAATGAACATTGATATTTTTGTTGTatgtactttaattttaaaagatataaacataactgtgctgatatggatgttcatttgaaggatttgaggaatCTATAAAGGAtgtcagaacaaccaaagaaacatttgggcatctgcgtATTTGTAAAGATTAAAGAGCACCGTAACTGTGAAGTTTGCACACACGAGAGAAGAAATGAGTTTCAATGCAcatcattaaactgatggtgtgCTTATCAGTCATGCATTAAACATGTATAGCAGAGGATGGCTTTGATCCATCAATCTTTGGGTTATGGACCCAGTACGCTTCTACTGCGCCACTCAGCTATGTTTAACACAACTGCTTTTGCACCTGAGATGAAAAGTTtcaacggtaaacgcagacgtcactgagcacttggtcttttgtagtacaaatcatcacacgctgctctacatgggcgtcttcaagatcgttgagaaccaaagcTTCTGCCTTCCTGGTTACTGATTCTTTcttcgttaattcccaaatcttcaatgagaatcagtgaaacgaaaaccaaacacatgtacacactcgcgtcctagcatgaaagaaaaatgatggaagcgtttgagaaataacaagagtagtctgaacagctccagcctatcaactgctctacaaacTGATCGTTATctccacacccagtttataacactgaaaatgatccAGGAAGcaaagcaaagttctaaaagcagtggttgaaaagcgtctagatacataaaatgacaatttctcaaaagtaaaatcttcaggtttttaatattgtcatccatatattttcgtttttctcttttttacataacacgctttcgagaaatagactgtcttgtaatgaaggctgcattagaaaatgtgtatctaaattaaaatcgggtttatgacttctgcgtttttcagctttcttagcgcttgggtctcgattcagatattgcaatgaaagcaacaggggagtaagttttccttttctaaatcaaaggtgatctgctcacaaggaagtataaaaacgtcagcgtttactttttgaagaccgcaaattgtcgaaacactattgcttcataagctaataagtaacgtttctgagcacgcattgtattactaatgctgttattaataaaaaaaaagcttaacttcacataatggaatttggacggctcaaagtagtctattccttgtacaactaacttgcccgctgagtagagtttTAAGCAACGGCAGCAGATAtagcagtaatagcaacagCGTAGAGTGTCACAACACTATGAaagaattgcggcttcagatcgttttgttctgttgaagctgcCTACAGGCTCCGAATTGttgacattggctgtgatcttcttttttcaggtttcatgaaattcttcacatatttgaaatatttcattcgggttCGCCCAATACACGGTGCAAaccgtacctgcagcagaatgctgtggcacatgaagccctTTTGTTTGCCGGTTGTAAGGATTGAGGTGCGTACTACAAATCGAgcaagcaaaaagaaaattaaacaggagtctttttttggattgctaatccactgtgctctgctcgtctaggttcaaatcccatccttgtcatagttaaggcctgagacgtgtgtgttttttctaaacggtgtttgcatttgtttcttcttttactcctgtactagagcagtaatatttctagcggTGGAAGAACATGGTATCacatgctgacagcaggaacacgtggccacaagctgcagtacattggttttggaacagcaataactttcctgtgGAGACAGGTGCGCCGGTATTAATACAGCGCTTTCGAGCGGAAAGAGTTACAAGAACTGACTTAAACTTACCAGTTATGTTCAatagctaaaaacacaaaaccaaccTCTTCAGTGTTGAATCTAAATAACAGAAGCCAATGCTGCcatcaagggaaaaaaatcctgagttatGTAGTTTTGAGACTACATATCTGACTTTCAGTTTGAAGCGGTACAATGGATTCTAGGTCACATTCGTTCTTGATTCAGGATATATATGAGTGTGCTAATGGTTAGAACTGTTTACATGAGGTACAAACGGTAACATTTTCAATGCGAGAAGAAAGTCAGTCCGTGCGCATTTCTCAGCATGCACATTGTCAGGAAAActaaacccacagtgccagcaaACCTTTCGATAGCCTGTAGGTACTGCCATTGCAAATGTAACAGGTTGTTCATACACACAAATGACATCGTTGCTATCTCGTAATTAGGAGATAATTTGgtatttattaattaagatttttttcctgGGTGGCAAAAATGCGCTTCCGCAATAAATCatagactctgctttcaaaatagctgcaccaggcacttggacacagataaacacagggatttaaaattcaggaatatgaatggtcaactgcttacagttgggtttttacgttttcttatttagcgatttgtgtatcaatcttttaacaattcattaaaatgctaacaacatgtaaaataaaaacaacagcaccgttaaatgaaggggagacaggtagtttttttttttacaatcagattccaatctctaatgctgtgtgtgagagcttaggtaactttccttttctcacattttctgacgactattccaaaggggcaccctgtcaactcctaatactttgtatgtttgattattgtcgttttatttagaaaaagttcaatattgatcataactttAGAAAATTATGATCACGAATAAAAAAAAGGGGCTAAAGATGTGAGttgctcttgaatcagagccgggtgacacgggcttctgttctgatatggttgtacgagaagcaggaggaatcacttctctcctatggagcatgagctgaatcaggagtgagacatttcctatactcgtgcatatgtcaacgtttgacctacatcgtaaaactaaaactaaattaaaaactaacattaagttgtcagagacattcatttatatacgaacaagagacaaagtaataattctacattaacttgtcctacactgatcagactaattgaaatgtatgaaagcccgtttctgccagggagttaaaaaacgcgctatggtatcgcaGAATTCCGACTAAGTAACTCAAAATTGCGACTTGGTAACTCAGaactccgactttatatctaaaatgttctttagctcagctagcAAGGCCTGGATTCAAGCCaatacagtgaggcacgaagtagggtgggagcggcgagggcacaagccctagaacccgaatccgttacaataacaaaaggacagacaatgaaatatgggctatttcgaagtcgcaaatgtgagatataaagtcaaaattctgagtttttaggtcgcaattctgagattctaagtcacaattctgagataccatagtgcgtttttttttactccctggcggaaacgggcttccattggttctcagtgctgcgaagcaaaagcaatctctgagacatcagacaaattattatcagaacatgtcaaaagctgatcagtatttctttactgggaagcaaagaactgcttgtattacacattttaatatgacatgcaattacacatgaaaattagtaaaaatattattgtaaaatTACGTGTTGATAGAACAACCCCCTCgataaaagaaagtgtggaCGGACGTGTCGCATGTTCCGTACTCTGTCTGACAGCGAGTTTAACACACTGTCCTTGGAAATTAGAAAcgaattgaacaataaattaatctgagcaaaTTTTACACGTGTGGGTGATTTCATTCTGTCGAAATTACGTGGAACTCCTCCGCTGGGGTCAGATACACACGGGAAAGTGTTCAGGCGGCTTCACGGAGTCCCGCCTCAGACTGAAAGCAGGTTCTAATTAGACGCTGAGAACAATTCGGgtctctgtgtgtaattgattgtgttgattgagcgGTAGTGCGACCATGTGTGTGGTAGCATAGTCCTGCTagtataaaaacctagtcaccGCGTTCACACTTTATGCTCTCTTGCTTCAACACAGTTTGGTGGTTTATGTGTCTTACTTCTGTAGCAGTTTAGCGGGACGTCAATTTGGCGATGCGCTCGTTTCTCtttgtgctgtgcctgtgcgcaggggccgggctccccgcactgatctccgccgggccggctggctgggactctcgggaattggcgctccaggccgacctcccggctcctgaagacgcagcccagtcggaggatttgaacctggcagatgcgccctccgaagacctgtctgcaagcgagaacgactcgcagtccttggctcccgactttcgccgccttcccgtgtccagagacgcgtactcgccctacttcgacaaggagaagatgaagcccgaagccggcagccgccccttacccgcctacatcaagagcgtcctgtttcctccccagcgagggcggcagccggctcgcccggccatcgggggcacccgaggagtggctgtgtggtgcgactccagcaggatgtacgtgagggtcagtcggctcctgttcggcttcagctgtcggccatcggaggtgaccttgggcaactgcagcgtcagccgaaccacacgcctttacttctacttcatctacgggcttcacgagtgcggcaccgagcgatcggtaagcgggtcttcatctacaggcagtgtatcgatgtgagctgtagggccagtgtcggggttgcctttcctgggaatatcccttcctctgtgaccctgcaggttgtccagggccgcctggtgtactccaacactctccgctatgccctgccctcctccagtgcacctgtgcatcgcttcattcccttctctgtgccggtcaagtgctcctacaacaggtaggcagggctctgctgctgctgagaagccgctgggaaagtgtccagaagcccctcatcccctctgtcctgcaggttccactactcctacaaggttggctatgtccccacgtgggccaggagaaggaccttcttcaaggacctgaagaacaagcacagctttgtcctgctcaccaccaactgtaagctccttgagCGAGTGGCTCCAcctgcctgcagggggtgctgtgtgcaggtgtaatgctgcctctctctctctccagcccactgggtccggctctctcctaaggatgagtacttcctgggtcagcccatgtacttccaggccactgcctactttgccacagCGGAGCAGAGGCTGTACATTCACTTGTGTTACGTAACGGAGAAACCGGACCAGCACTCCCAGCCCCGTTTCCCCGTGATCGACAACTTGGGGTA belongs to Lepisosteus oculatus isolate fLepOcu1 chromosome 14, fLepOcu1.hap2, whole genome shotgun sequence and includes:
- the LOC138243242 gene encoding zona pellucida sperm-binding protein 3-like isoform X1, with amino-acid sequence MRSFLFVLCLCAGAGLPALISAGPAGWDSRELALQADLPAPEDAAQSEDLNLADAPSEDLSASENDSQSLAPDFRRLPVSRDAYSPYFDKEKMKPEAGSRPLPAYIKSVLFPPQRGRQPARPAIGGTRGVAVWCDSSRMYVRVSRLLFGFSCRPSEVTLGNCSVSRTTRLYFYFIYGLHECGTERSVVQGRLVYSNTLRYALPSSSAPVHRFIPFSVPVKCSYNRFHYSYKVGYVPTWARRRTFFKDLKNKHSFVLLTTNSHWVRLSPKDEYFLGQPMYFQATAYFATAEQRLYIHLCYVTEKPDQHSQPRFPVIDNLGCMVDSKADGCLSRFVPSKQKDVLRFTIDAFLFQKKLSRKHEVTELYMHCVMAVAPAKATPGTKSCTYNREAKRWEELYGDHEVCVCCESRCAGRQNGGTRSLVTSSRVAVAPVEGPLGVESAWTEDEEGDPQSSSEDAEGARGDREAAGQDAESTSEDVEGAEDFGESSPPPLPLFSWGGGWSSKWGATSLFRG
- the LOC138243242 gene encoding zona pellucida sperm-binding protein 3-like isoform X3, coding for MRSFLFVLCLCAGAGLPALISAGPAGWDSRELALQADLPAPEDAAQSEDLNLADAPSEDLSASENDSQSLAPDFRRLPVSRDAYSPYFDKEKMKPEAGSRPLPAYIKSVLFPPQRGRQPARPAIGGTRGVAVWCDSSRMYVRVSRLLFGFSCRPSEVTLGNCSVSRTTRLYFYFIYGLHECGTERSVVQGRLVYSNTLRYALPSSSAPVHRFIPFSVPVKCSYNRFHYSYKVGYVPTWARRRTFFKDLKNKHSFVLLTTNSHWVRLSPKDEYFLGQPMYFQATAYFATAEQRLYIHLCYVTEKPDQHSQPRFPVIDNLGCMVDSKADGCLSRFVPSKQKDVLRFTIDAFLFQKKLSRKHEVTELYMHCVMAVAPAKATPGTKSCTYNREAKRWEELYGDHEVCVCCESRCAGRQNGAEADPSLLGAACPQVPGAW
- the LOC138243242 gene encoding zona pellucida sperm-binding protein 3-like isoform X2; the encoded protein is MRSFLFVLCLCAGAGLPALISAGPAGWDSRELALQADLPAPEDAAQSEDLNLADAPSEDLSASENDSQSLAPDFRRLPVSRDAYSPYFDKEKMKPEAGSRPLPAYIKSVLFPPQRGRQPARPAIGGTRGVAVWCDSSRMYVRVSRLLFGFSCRPSEVTLGNCSVSRTTRLYFYFIYGLHECGTERSVVQGRLVYSNTLRYALPSSSAPVHRFIPFSVPVKCSYNRFHYSYKVGYVPTWARRRTFFKDLKNKHSFVLLTTNSHWVRLSPKDEYFLGQPMYFQATAYFATAEQRLYIHLCYVTEKPDQHSQPRFPVIDNLGCMVDSKADGCLSRFVPSKQKDVLRFTIDAFLFQKKLSRKHEVTELYMHCVMAVAPAKATPGTKSCTYNREAKRWEELYGDHEVCVCCESRCAGRQNGGTRSLVTSSRVAVAPVEGPLGVESAWTEDEEGDPQSSSEDAEGARGDREAAGQDAESTSEDVEGAEDFGESSPPPLPLFSWGGGWSRATSLFRG